One segment of Oscillospiraceae bacterium MB08-C2-2 DNA contains the following:
- the queA gene encoding tRNA preQ1(34) S-adenosylmethionine ribosyltransferase-isomerase QueA: MKTSDFWYNLPQEQIAQQPLEPRDSSRLMVMERSSGQCSHKFFRDLSELLAPGDLLVLNDSRVLPARLFGTKEGSGGSMQFLLLEQKSADCWEILVKPGKRAKPGARFIFGEGLLVGEILEVLEGGNRLARFEWQGDFFQVLDQIGQMPLPEYITQRLTDKERYQTVYAREPGSAAAPTAGLHFTPRLLEELKNMQVDIAFTTLHVGLGTFRPVKETEITNHKMHSEHYSLSAQAAEQINAAKARGGRVIAVGTTSCRTLESVFAKEGRITASEGYTDIFLYPGCTFGVLDGLITNFHLPESTLIMLVSAFAGYDNTMAAYRLAVEENYRFYSLGDAMAIL, encoded by the coding sequence ATGAAAACATCTGATTTTTGGTATAATCTGCCCCAGGAGCAGATTGCCCAACAGCCGCTGGAGCCGAGGGATTCCTCCCGGCTGATGGTAATGGAACGCAGTTCCGGCCAGTGCAGTCATAAATTTTTCCGGGATTTATCGGAGCTGTTGGCGCCGGGGGATTTGTTGGTGCTCAACGATTCGAGAGTGCTTCCTGCCCGGCTGTTTGGCACCAAGGAGGGCAGCGGGGGCAGTATGCAGTTCCTCCTGTTGGAGCAAAAGTCGGCCGATTGCTGGGAGATACTGGTCAAGCCCGGCAAGCGGGCCAAGCCGGGAGCCCGCTTTATTTTTGGCGAGGGGCTTCTTGTAGGAGAGATTCTGGAGGTGCTGGAGGGCGGAAACCGTTTGGCTCGTTTTGAGTGGCAGGGGGATTTCTTTCAGGTGCTGGATCAGATTGGCCAGATGCCGCTGCCGGAATACATCACCCAGCGCCTGACCGACAAGGAGCGTTACCAGACTGTGTATGCCCGTGAACCCGGTTCGGCTGCCGCACCCACTGCCGGACTTCATTTTACCCCCCGGCTCTTAGAGGAACTGAAGAACATGCAGGTGGATATTGCCTTTACTACCCTGCATGTGGGTCTTGGAACCTTCCGCCCTGTTAAGGAAACGGAAATTACCAACCACAAAATGCACAGCGAGCATTACAGCCTTTCGGCGCAGGCCGCGGAGCAGATCAACGCCGCCAAAGCAAGGGGAGGGAGGGTGATCGCTGTGGGGACAACCTCCTGCCGTACATTGGAGTCGGTTTTTGCCAAGGAAGGCCGCATCACGGCAAGTGAAGGGTATACGGACATCTTTCTGTATCCCGGGTGTACCTTCGGTGTTTTGGATGGTCTGATTACCAATTTTCATCTGCCGGAAAGCACGCTGATTATGTTGGTTAGTGCCTTTGCCGGTTACGATAATACTATGGCGGCTTACAGGCTGGCAGTGGAGGAAAACTATCGATTTTATAGCTTGGGGGATGCCATGGCTATTTTGTAG
- a CDS encoding MurR/RpiR family transcriptional regulator has product MGKDVLALIESTMPSFSKGQKRIGNYIKENYQKAAFMTALKLGETVGVSESTVVRFATEIGFEGYPQLQKNLQEMTRNRLTSVQRMEVTNERIGSDDVLTRVLQTDIDKIKNTMEEIDKSAFDAAVASIIAARKIFIIGIRSAAVLSGFLNYYFTHIFDNVHTIDTASTSGIFEQMMRIGPEDVFLGITFSRYSKRTVKAAAYARDCGAKVIAITDSYSAPICAVADHVLIAKSDMASFVDSLVAPLSLINALIVAIGLKKKDEISATYQKLETIWEEYSVYETGEGQLDGE; this is encoded by the coding sequence ATGGGGAAGGATGTTCTGGCTTTGATAGAATCTACAATGCCCAGTTTCTCCAAAGGACAAAAGCGAATCGGAAATTATATTAAAGAAAACTATCAAAAGGCCGCCTTTATGACAGCCTTAAAGCTAGGCGAGACAGTTGGAGTCAGCGAATCCACCGTAGTGCGCTTTGCCACGGAAATTGGCTTTGAGGGGTATCCTCAGCTTCAGAAAAATTTGCAGGAGATGACCCGCAACCGTTTGACCTCGGTGCAGCGCATGGAGGTTACCAATGAACGCATTGGAAGCGACGATGTTCTCACCCGGGTTCTCCAGACCGATATTGATAAAATCAAAAACACCATGGAAGAAATCGATAAATCCGCTTTTGATGCAGCAGTTGCCAGCATCATCGCCGCACGGAAGATTTTTATCATCGGTATCCGCAGTGCCGCGGTGCTTTCCGGCTTCCTTAACTACTATTTCACGCATATTTTTGATAACGTTCACACCATTGATACAGCCAGCACCAGCGGCATTTTTGAACAGATGATGCGCATTGGGCCTGAGGATGTATTTTTGGGTATTACTTTTTCCCGGTATTCCAAGAGAACGGTTAAGGCGGCAGCCTATGCCCGGGATTGCGGAGCCAAGGTGATTGCCATCACCGATTCTTACTCGGCGCCTATCTGTGCCGTGGCGGATCATGTATTGATTGCCAAAAGCGATATGGCCAGTTTTGTGGATTCTCTCGTGGCGCCTTTGAGCTTGATCAATGCTTTAATTGTGGCGATCGGCCTGAAAAAGAAGGATGAAATTTCCGCAACCTATCAGAAGCTGGAAACCATCTGGGAGGAATACAGCGTTTACGAAACTGGAGAGGGTCAGCTGGATGGCGAATAG
- a CDS encoding NAD(P)/FAD-dependent oxidoreductase has translation MANRADVIVIGAGAAGMLCAGMAAKGGKSVLLLEKMERPGRKLLITGKGRCNVTNNCDNEEFLQAVRTGSKFLYSAIDGFSCRDTMAFFEGLGVPLKTERGNRVFPKSDRSMDVVEALSQFVKDKGTPVLTGNNVDQLLLDGVKVKGVTLSDGSELLADAVVVATGGRSYPLTGSTGDGYRLARSVGHTVTALKPSLIPIISREIWCSDLMGLSLRNVTLSLWDSRKKSPVFQELGEMLFTHYGISGPLVLSASAHMGTDLNRYRITLDLKPGLDEAQLDTRLLRDFEAFANKDFRHSLDELLPRKLIPIIVELSGIPGDQKTHQITREQRKTLIQLLKALPITPKGLRPIEEAVVTSGGVSLKEVNPKTMESKLVQGLYFVGELLDLDAYTGGYNLQIAFSTGVSAARAIAGA, from the coding sequence ATGGCGAATAGGGCGGATGTCATTGTCATTGGGGCAGGAGCGGCCGGTATGCTGTGCGCCGGAATGGCTGCCAAGGGTGGGAAGTCGGTTTTATTGCTGGAGAAGATGGAGCGCCCCGGACGCAAGCTACTGATTACCGGCAAGGGCCGCTGCAATGTAACCAACAACTGCGATAACGAAGAATTTTTACAGGCTGTGCGAACCGGTTCCAAATTTCTCTACAGTGCCATTGATGGTTTTTCATGCCGGGATACCATGGCTTTTTTTGAGGGTTTGGGTGTTCCTTTAAAAACCGAAAGGGGAAATCGAGTATTCCCAAAATCCGATCGTTCCATGGATGTTGTGGAAGCTCTTTCACAGTTCGTGAAGGATAAGGGCACTCCTGTGCTGACCGGTAACAACGTTGATCAACTGCTTTTAGATGGTGTAAAGGTAAAAGGCGTTACACTCTCGGATGGCTCTGAATTGCTGGCCGATGCAGTGGTTGTGGCTACCGGCGGAAGGAGCTATCCATTGACCGGCTCTACTGGGGATGGATATCGTTTGGCTCGCAGTGTGGGACATACTGTAACAGCCCTCAAGCCCTCTTTAATCCCTATCATTTCCCGGGAAATTTGGTGCAGTGACCTGATGGGTCTCTCTTTGCGGAATGTAACCCTTTCACTGTGGGATAGCCGGAAGAAGTCTCCGGTTTTTCAGGAACTGGGAGAAATGCTTTTTACGCACTATGGGATATCCGGCCCGCTGGTTTTGAGCGCTTCGGCCCATATGGGAACCGATTTAAACCGATACCGCATTACCCTCGATTTGAAGCCGGGCTTAGATGAAGCCCAGCTGGATACCCGTCTGCTGCGGGATTTTGAGGCTTTTGCCAACAAGGATTTCCGACACAGTCTTGATGAATTGCTGCCCCGCAAGCTGATTCCAATTATTGTGGAGCTTTCCGGTATTCCGGGGGATCAAAAAACCCATCAGATTACCCGGGAGCAGAGGAAAACTTTGATTCAATTGCTCAAGGCTCTCCCCATAACGCCCAAGGGTCTGCGGCCGATTGAGGAGGCTGTGGTTACCTCCGGAGGGGTCTCTCTCAAGGAGGTTAACCCGAAAACCATGGAATCCAAGCTGGTGCAGGGGCTCTATTTTGTGGGGGAACTACTGGATTTGGATGCCTATACAGGGGGCTACAACCTGCAAATTGCCTTTTCTACAGGGGTATCTGCGGCAAGAGCCATTGCAGGTGCGTAA
- the cmk gene encoding (d)CMP kinase: MISIAIDGPSGAGKSTIARIAATKLGYIYVDTGALYRAIGLAVHRAKIDCLDEQALAQLLSVTQLSLVYREGVQRVLLNGEDVSEEIRLPEMSMAASQVSAIAAVREFLFDLQQNMARENNVVMDGRDIGTVVLPCANVKIFLTASPEDRASRRLDELLSKGMKAEYEQVLAEMIQRDYQDANREVAPLCQAPDAILLDTTGNELEQSVELVLKTIKDCGIE; encoded by the coding sequence ATGATTTCCATTGCCATAGATGGCCCTTCCGGGGCTGGGAAAAGCACAATTGCCCGTATTGCGGCCACGAAGCTGGGCTATATTTATGTGGATACAGGTGCTCTTTACCGTGCCATTGGCCTTGCGGTTCACCGGGCAAAGATTGACTGCCTGGATGAGCAAGCCCTGGCACAGCTTTTGAGCGTCACGCAGCTCTCTCTTGTTTACCGAGAGGGGGTTCAGAGGGTTCTGCTCAATGGCGAGGATGTTTCAGAAGAAATCCGCTTGCCGGAAATGTCTATGGCCGCCTCTCAGGTATCGGCTATTGCCGCTGTGCGGGAATTTTTGTTTGATCTCCAGCAGAACATGGCTCGGGAGAACAATGTGGTCATGGATGGCCGGGATATCGGTACAGTGGTTCTGCCTTGTGCCAACGTTAAAATTTTTCTGACCGCTTCTCCTGAGGATCGGGCCTCCCGACGGCTGGATGAACTGCTGAGCAAAGGCATGAAGGCGGAATACGAGCAGGTGCTGGCTGAAATGATTCAGCGGGATTATCAGGATGCAAACCGGGAGGTAGCCCCTCTGTGTCAGGCACCGGATGCCATTTTGCTGGATACCACAGGCAATGAATTGGAACAGTCTGTGGAGCTGGTGCTAAAAACAATTAAGGATTGTGGTATTGAATGA
- a CDS encoding lysophospholipid acyltransferase family protein: MKYEGLENVPSDQGYILVSNHRSNYDPLFIVQKLKAQMHFMAKAELFRNPFFGWILRMVNAFPIERGKGDTGALEWATRITREGRILVMFPEGSRSKDGKLGRPRSGAAVIASQTGADILPCAVSFGSKLGFRSKVVVRYGPLIKNSELALDPQVPSSVKKASQMIMERIASLLD, from the coding sequence ATGAAATATGAGGGGCTGGAAAATGTCCCCAGTGATCAGGGATATATACTGGTCAGCAACCATAGGAGCAATTACGATCCTTTGTTCATTGTCCAGAAGCTGAAAGCGCAGATGCATTTTATGGCCAAGGCAGAGCTTTTTCGCAATCCTTTTTTCGGGTGGATACTGCGCATGGTGAATGCGTTCCCCATTGAACGTGGAAAAGGGGATACCGGTGCCTTGGAATGGGCAACCAGAATTACCCGTGAAGGGAGAATTTTAGTTATGTTCCCCGAGGGTTCCCGCTCCAAGGATGGCAAACTGGGGCGGCCTCGTTCCGGTGCGGCGGTCATTGCTTCTCAGACTGGGGCGGATATTCTGCCCTGTGCGGTTTCTTTTGGCTCTAAACTGGGCTTTCGTTCTAAGGTTGTTGTGCGGTATGGGCCGCTGATTAAGAACAGTGAACTGGCTCTTGATCCGCAGGTACCTTCCTCTGTCAAAAAGGCCAGCCAAATGATTATGGAGCGGATTGCCTCTCTGTTAGACTAA
- a CDS encoding bifunctional 4-hydroxy-3-methylbut-2-enyl diphosphate reductase/30S ribosomal protein S1 → MAVHVAKSAGFCFGVKQAVEMVEQQLQGGVKIATLGPIIHNPIMVDRLAQQGVLVIDDVAQTPAGYTVVIRSHGVAPSVYRQLEEKNIPYIDATCPFVKKIHRLVEEHSGQDSLVLLAGDPAHPEIRGIVGYCKGDCLVFQSEQELREKLHSFPDRGAKTVILAAQTTFSVKEWTKCVEFAKNGCTNLRIFDTICIATMLRQKEAEELAKASDIMIVVGGQNSSNSTKLADICRAVCKTVFVQNADQLSLEDFARIRIVGITAGASTPAFIIKEVQKVMSDVINTNQTDELSFEEMLEQSFKTIYSKEKVTAVVTNVSPNEIAVDIGTKHAGYVPFNEFTEDPNAKLEDLVKVGDEIELMVMRVNDVEGTAMLSKKRLDAIAGFEKIVEAEESGAVLDGVVVDVVKGGVFAVTNGVRVFIPASQATASRNQQLETLLKQPVQFTILEVNRQRRRAVGSIRAVLKEQRKVLEDKFWEEVEVGKHYKGTVKSLTSYGAFVDLGGVDGMAHISDLSWSRIKHPSEVVSVGDLLEVYVRDIDRENKKVSLGYKKTEDNPWEVLKRDHQVGDSIKVKVVSLTSFGAFAQLIPGVDGLIHISQIANERINKPSDVLSVGQEVDVKITDIDFDKKRISLSIRALLATEPEATADNEAPAVYEAAPPEAAE, encoded by the coding sequence GTGGCGGTTCATGTTGCGAAAAGTGCAGGCTTTTGCTTTGGAGTCAAACAAGCAGTTGAGATGGTGGAGCAGCAGCTGCAGGGTGGGGTGAAAATTGCAACACTCGGGCCTATTATACACAACCCCATCATGGTTGATCGATTGGCGCAGCAGGGTGTGTTGGTTATTGATGATGTTGCTCAAACCCCGGCTGGCTATACAGTGGTCATTCGTTCTCATGGTGTGGCTCCTTCGGTTTACCGGCAGCTTGAAGAAAAAAACATTCCCTATATTGATGCTACCTGCCCCTTTGTAAAGAAAATTCACAGGTTGGTAGAGGAGCATTCCGGGCAGGATTCTCTGGTGCTTTTGGCAGGGGACCCGGCACACCCCGAAATCCGTGGGATTGTGGGATACTGCAAGGGCGATTGCCTTGTGTTTCAATCGGAGCAGGAGCTGCGGGAAAAGCTCCATTCTTTTCCAGATCGTGGTGCTAAAACAGTCATTTTAGCCGCCCAGACCACCTTTTCTGTAAAAGAATGGACTAAATGTGTAGAATTCGCAAAAAATGGGTGTACAAATTTAAGAATATTTGATACAATATGTATTGCTACGATGTTAAGGCAAAAGGAAGCGGAAGAACTCGCCAAAGCATCTGACATTATGATTGTGGTAGGGGGGCAAAACAGCTCCAACTCCACCAAACTGGCAGATATTTGCCGTGCGGTCTGCAAGACTGTTTTTGTTCAGAATGCAGATCAGCTGTCCTTAGAAGATTTTGCCAGGATTCGTATTGTCGGCATAACTGCTGGGGCTTCCACACCGGCTTTTATAATTAAGGAGGTACAAAAGGTAATGAGCGACGTTATCAACACCAACCAGACAGATGAGCTGAGCTTTGAGGAGATGCTGGAACAATCCTTTAAAACTATATATTCGAAGGAGAAAGTGACTGCTGTTGTCACCAATGTGTCACCCAATGAAATTGCGGTTGATATTGGAACCAAGCATGCAGGCTATGTGCCGTTTAATGAGTTCACCGAGGACCCCAACGCTAAGCTGGAAGATCTTGTCAAGGTGGGCGATGAAATTGAATTGATGGTTATGCGGGTCAATGATGTAGAAGGAACCGCAATGCTTTCTAAAAAACGCTTGGATGCCATTGCCGGCTTTGAGAAGATTGTTGAGGCTGAGGAATCTGGTGCTGTTTTGGATGGTGTAGTTGTGGATGTTGTAAAGGGCGGCGTTTTTGCTGTTACCAACGGTGTCCGCGTATTCATTCCTGCATCGCAGGCAACTGCTTCCCGGAATCAGCAGCTTGAGACTCTCTTGAAGCAGCCTGTTCAGTTTACTATTTTGGAAGTCAATCGCCAGCGCCGCCGTGCTGTTGGCTCCATTCGTGCCGTACTTAAAGAGCAGCGCAAGGTTTTGGAAGATAAGTTCTGGGAAGAAGTGGAAGTTGGCAAGCACTACAAAGGAACTGTTAAATCCCTCACCAGCTACGGCGCTTTTGTCGATCTTGGCGGTGTGGATGGTATGGCTCATATTTCCGATCTTTCTTGGTCTCGTATCAAGCATCCTTCCGAGGTTGTCAGTGTGGGCGATCTGTTGGAGGTTTATGTTCGTGATATTGACCGTGAGAACAAAAAGGTTTCTCTGGGTTATAAGAAAACAGAGGACAACCCTTGGGAAGTTCTCAAACGCGACCATCAGGTCGGTGACAGCATTAAGGTCAAGGTGGTTTCTCTCACTTCCTTTGGTGCCTTTGCCCAGTTGATTCCCGGTGTGGATGGCCTGATTCATATCAGCCAGATTGCCAACGAGCGTATCAACAAGCCTTCGGATGTACTTTCTGTAGGGCAGGAAGTTGATGTTAAAATTACCGATATTGATTTTGATAAAAAACGCATCAGCCTTTCCATTCGTGCTTTGCTTGCTACCGAGCCTGAGGCCACAGCGGATAATGAAGCTCCTGCTGTTTATGAGGCTGCTCCTCCCGAAGCTGCCGAATAA
- the glmS gene encoding glutamine--fructose-6-phosphate transaminase (isomerizing): MCGIVGYSGEKSACDILINGLSGLEYRGYDSAGVSVLNQGNLQVCKTKGRLSNLTKLMEQVGTPDGSCGIGHTRWATHGEPSDINSHPHGTDRISLVHNGIIENYLSLKAFLTDKGYTFTSQTDTEVAVKLLDYHYNGDPFAALVETLKQLEGAYAFGILFADHPGTIYAVRKDSPLIIGLGEGENFIASDVPAILQYTRQYHLLDELEIACVTQEKVEIRDMDGNLIEKPRLTATWDIAQAQKDGYPHFMLKEIFEQPKALRDTIHPRIRNSLPDFASFDSLPNGYFAKYKRIHMVACGTAMYSGMVGKSLIEQWARIPVEVDMASEFRYRNPIFHDTDLMLVISQSGETADTLAALRLAKASGVDTLAVVNVAGSSIAREADRVIHTFAGPEIAVASTKAFSVQIATLALIAIELGRASGSLTETSAKELTEQLLAAIGQTQQILAYNEELTDMAEHYKDTSSLFYIGRGLDYALSMEGSLKLKEISYIHSEAYAAGELKHGTISLITPGVPVVALVTQSSLLPKIVSNIKEVKSRGAYTLIITKEGLEIDADIADKTIVLPNIPDSMMPVAAVIVLQLFAYHIAVIRGCDVDKPRNLAKSVTVE; the protein is encoded by the coding sequence ATGTGTGGAATTGTTGGCTATTCCGGTGAAAAAAGCGCTTGCGATATATTGATCAACGGGCTTTCAGGGCTGGAATATAGAGGCTACGATTCAGCCGGTGTCTCGGTTTTGAATCAGGGGAACCTGCAGGTATGCAAAACTAAGGGACGGCTTTCCAATCTGACCAAACTCATGGAACAAGTGGGAACACCCGATGGAAGCTGCGGCATTGGTCATACCCGATGGGCTACCCACGGTGAACCCTCAGATATCAATTCACATCCCCATGGCACCGATCGGATTTCTCTGGTGCACAATGGGATTATAGAAAATTACCTTTCATTAAAAGCATTCTTGACCGACAAGGGATATACCTTTACATCGCAAACCGATACAGAAGTAGCTGTAAAGCTTTTGGATTACCATTATAACGGCGATCCTTTTGCTGCACTGGTTGAGACACTCAAACAGCTTGAAGGTGCTTATGCCTTTGGCATACTGTTCGCAGACCACCCGGGCACCATCTATGCCGTCCGCAAGGATAGCCCTCTCATTATTGGGCTGGGCGAAGGCGAAAACTTTATCGCCTCGGATGTACCGGCTATTTTGCAGTATACCCGGCAGTATCACCTGTTGGATGAGCTGGAAATTGCTTGTGTTACTCAGGAAAAGGTGGAAATCCGGGATATGGATGGAAACCTCATTGAGAAGCCAAGGCTCACAGCAACATGGGACATTGCACAGGCTCAAAAGGATGGATATCCCCATTTTATGCTCAAGGAAATCTTTGAGCAGCCCAAGGCTCTCCGGGATACCATTCATCCCCGCATCCGCAATTCTTTGCCCGATTTTGCTTCCTTTGACAGCCTCCCGAATGGCTATTTTGCAAAATACAAGCGCATCCACATGGTAGCCTGCGGTACAGCTATGTACAGCGGCATGGTGGGAAAATCCCTCATTGAACAATGGGCCAGGATTCCGGTTGAGGTGGATATGGCCTCCGAGTTCCGGTATCGCAATCCTATTTTCCATGATACCGATTTGATGCTTGTTATTTCTCAATCCGGTGAAACCGCCGATACTTTAGCTGCTCTGCGCCTTGCCAAGGCCAGTGGGGTGGATACCCTTGCTGTGGTAAACGTAGCCGGTTCTTCCATTGCCCGAGAGGCAGACCGGGTTATTCACACCTTTGCAGGGCCGGAAATTGCAGTAGCCAGCACCAAAGCCTTCTCTGTGCAAATCGCAACCCTTGCTCTTATTGCCATAGAACTTGGGCGGGCCTCAGGCAGTCTGACCGAAACCTCAGCCAAGGAATTAACCGAACAGCTTTTGGCTGCTATTGGGCAAACGCAGCAGATTCTTGCCTATAATGAAGAGCTAACCGATATGGCCGAGCATTATAAGGATACCTCCAGCCTTTTCTATATCGGCCGTGGGTTGGATTATGCTCTCTCCATGGAGGGTTCTCTTAAGCTGAAAGAAATTTCTTATATCCACTCAGAGGCTTATGCTGCCGGCGAGCTTAAGCACGGCACCATTTCTCTGATTACACCGGGAGTGCCTGTGGTTGCCTTGGTAACCCAATCCAGCCTCCTGCCGAAAATTGTAAGCAACATTAAAGAGGTTAAATCCCGGGGTGCCTATACCTTGATCATCACCAAAGAAGGCCTGGAAATTGACGCAGACATTGCCGATAAGACCATTGTCCTTCCCAACATTCCCGACAGTATGATGCCGGTGGCTGCTGTGATTGTTTTGCAGCTTTTCGCTTATCATATCGCAGTTATTCGGGGATGTGATGTGGATAAACCTCGTAATCTTGCTAAATCGGTTACAGTGGAATAA
- the murC gene encoding UDP-N-acetylmuramate--L-alanine ligase has translation MENTVWQGVQHIHFIGIGGSGMFPIVQILKSRGYHITGSDNNPGDTIELERKMGIDVSIGHDPDNLSGADMVVYTAALMKDNPELVAAKERGIPTYERSAVLGYITEQYDDCICVSGTHGKTTTTAMLTQILVSAGLDPTAVIGGKLPLIGGNGRAGSSSIMTCEACEFVDTFLHLSPDISVILNVDADHLDYFGTLENIIKSFRKFAEKTTRLLIVNGDDANSLKAVEGLDKRTITFGLGEGNTYQARSIVREKGLHRFELWRAGEKLTDIALSVPGKHNVLNALAAAAAALEVGATPEQIAEHLFQFKGAGRRFEILGTKNGVTIADDYAHHPAELGVTLEVAQEMGYNKVWAVFQPFTYSRTALLLDDFARVLAIADRVVMSEIMGAREKNTYNIYTKDLADKIPGSVWYPGFEEMANYVMENASPGDLVLTLGCGDVYKCAKLMLK, from the coding sequence ATGGAGAATACCGTATGGCAAGGGGTTCAACATATCCATTTTATCGGCATAGGCGGATCAGGCATGTTCCCAATTGTGCAGATCCTTAAATCCAGAGGCTATCACATTACAGGGTCAGATAACAACCCCGGTGATACCATTGAGCTGGAACGCAAAATGGGGATTGATGTGTCCATAGGCCATGACCCGGACAATCTGAGCGGAGCCGATATGGTTGTTTATACCGCCGCCCTTATGAAGGACAACCCCGAGCTGGTAGCGGCCAAAGAGAGGGGCATCCCCACCTATGAGCGGTCTGCTGTGCTGGGTTATATTACAGAGCAGTATGATGACTGTATCTGTGTCAGCGGAACACATGGAAAAACCACCACCACTGCCATGCTCACCCAGATTCTGGTCAGCGCCGGGCTGGACCCCACTGCTGTAATCGGCGGAAAGCTCCCCCTCATCGGCGGAAATGGTCGGGCTGGAAGCTCCTCCATTATGACCTGTGAGGCCTGTGAGTTTGTCGATACCTTTCTGCATCTCTCCCCCGATATTTCGGTTATTTTAAATGTGGATGCCGATCATCTGGATTATTTTGGTACTCTGGAAAACATTATAAAATCCTTCCGGAAATTTGCAGAAAAGACTACCCGTCTTTTAATCGTCAACGGCGATGACGCCAATTCCCTTAAAGCTGTGGAAGGGTTGGATAAGAGAACCATTACTTTTGGTCTGGGCGAAGGCAACACCTATCAGGCCCGCAGCATTGTACGTGAAAAAGGCTTACACCGCTTTGAATTGTGGCGGGCCGGTGAAAAGCTCACCGATATTGCCCTGAGCGTTCCTGGAAAACACAATGTCCTGAATGCTTTGGCAGCGGCTGCGGCGGCTTTGGAGGTAGGAGCCACCCCGGAGCAGATTGCAGAACATCTTTTCCAGTTTAAAGGTGCAGGCCGCCGTTTCGAAATTCTAGGCACCAAAAACGGTGTCACCATTGCCGACGACTACGCCCACCATCCGGCCGAACTGGGTGTAACACTGGAAGTGGCTCAAGAGATGGGCTACAACAAGGTTTGGGCCGTATTTCAACCCTTCACCTATTCCCGCACCGCTCTGCTGTTGGATGATTTTGCCCGTGTGCTGGCTATTGCAGACCGGGTGGTCATGTCAGAAATTATGGGCGCACGTGAGAAAAACACCTACAACATCTACACCAAGGATTTGGCGGATAAGATTCCCGGTTCTGTCTGGTATCCCGGCTTTGAGGAAATGGCAAACTATGTGATGGAGAACGCCTCCCCCGGTGACCTTGTGCTCACCCTTGGCTGCGGAGATGTATATAAATGCGCCAAGCTGATGCTAAAATAA